In the Sphaerodactylus townsendi isolate TG3544 linkage group LG10, MPM_Stown_v2.3, whole genome shotgun sequence genome, one interval contains:
- the LOC125440146 gene encoding uncharacterized protein LOC125440146 isoform X5, protein MEATLTCAICLSLFEEPVTLPCSHNFCRTCVVAYLCQGRRPVEQAPPSPLRPPPQSHERPRRQEAERGSAPNSDSDAVFVSCPLCRKACALPARIGAAGLPVNTTLAEVVKLFKASHGGEPRASGRALVQEVPCEKHPGKLLQHFCRMCCRPACGQCVSEEHLGVFHSVDLIGAVYQEEKLNFFSYLKEIRKIHEQLVKEVADFRNGIETQNLKEEEIITREFKSIYETLEMKKKQLLDSLGSQKEKRAKEYEIWKKMKDACRKTIEKYLNECEKIVNECDPQHFLEVACNLNHRMKTQIDLIQISSHYENLQGYKQMHMDTTSVVQSIFALHLTPVNVDGFKDVPFRDGDYVVFGNNDRKSEKQKKLHNGFSEVRYNYYAAYQVRSDDLKKQIHALPQNGRCPFPESPCTINRPPEASLFPFSAKGSNVKLQVLQRKSINETSLSKSLGYLFNTPAMNLNFSGSSNSFSLFDVKGSQKDSQKTSLSDNSDPLLTTAQIPQADAATLSLGVQTSVAGSPDLLHVIASPVAVLNQHSSGTVTEHTTPTIFSSSSGKGPDPALKNENSFSPTLFPEKPESQNSNVNNINFPASTLVSFSTTTSPKPDSAESKKMFFSAFLTTSEKRLRQPNEQQSLFLLSPPIQNKNQENQLCCEYKQNTLRNSTGKRLTGNCNLSDSLSYKTCAPREDGASENQPVCGKVSANYFWETNTAPAFSFPGSVKNNWDAQTSSLTSADKTKNPSDKSKMESKTSSVKESLLSSNFKDLRTRMHSSSNFFMEKLKSEVESIAVSQEVVAHNNAAKQPTISSHLLTKQNNPLENLPRHEKTKEDLMRSHSLRNGASCVVNADSNGEYLNQASNSSDSRSPSEDKICPR, encoded by the exons ATGGAGGCGACCCTGACTTGCGCCATCTGCCTGTCGCTCTTTGAGGAACCCGTGACGCTCCCCTGCTCGCACAACTTCTGCCGGACCTGCGTGGTCGCCTACCTCTGCCAGGGACGCAGGCCGGTCGAGCaggcccctccttcccccctgcgGCCGCCCCCGCAAAGCCACGAGCGGCCACGTCGTCAAGAGGCCGAGCGGGGCTCTGCTCCGAACTCCGACAGCGACGCCGTCTTCGTGTCTTGCCCTCTCTGTCGGAAGGCCTGCGCGCTCCCCGCACGCATCGGCGCCGCCGGCCTGCCGGTCAACACGACCCTGGCCGAGGTGGTGAAGCTGTTCAAGGCCAGCCATGGCGGGGAGCCGAGAGCGTCGGGCCGTGCCTTGGTGCAGGAGGTGCCTTGCGAGAAGCACCCGGGCAAGCTGCTGCAGCACTTCTGCCGGATGTGTTGCCGCCCGGCGTGCGGGCAGTGCGTGTCAGAGGAGCATCTGGGGGTCTTCCATTCGGTCGACCTGATAGGTGCCGTTTATCAGGAGGAGAAA CTAAATTTCTTCAGCTACCTGAAGGAAATAAGAAAAATACATGAACAACTAGTAAAGGAAGTAGCAGATTTCCGAAATGGCATAGAG ACACAAAATCTTAAAGAGGAGGAGATCATTACAAGAGAATTTAAAAGTATCTATGAGACCttggaaatgaagaaaaaacagCTGCTTGATAGTCTTGGAagtcaaaaagaaaagagagcaaAGGAATATGAAATATGGAAGAAAATGAAAGATGCTTGCAGGAAAACAATTGAAAAGTATCTGAATGAGTGTGAAAAGATTGTAAATGAGTGTGATCCCCAGCATTTCTTAGAG gtTGCATGCAACTTGAATCATAG GATGAAGACCCAGATTGATCTGATACAAATTTCATCCCACTATGAAAATTTGCAAGGGTACAAACAAATGCATATGGATACCACATCTGTTGTTCAAAGCATCTTTGCTTTGCACCTCACTCCTGTTAATGTAGATGGTTTTAAAG ACGTTCCCTTTAGAGATGGAGACTATGTTGTGTTTGGAAACAATGACAGAAaatcagaaaaacagaagaaattaCACAATGGCTTCAGT GAAGTACGCTATAATTATTACGCAGCATATCAAGTTCGTTCAGATGACTTGAAGAAACAAATACATGCCTTGCCTCAAAATGGAAGATGCCCATTTCCAGAATCTCCCTGTACAATTAATCGACCACCAGAAGCTTCCCTTTTTCCCTTTAGTGCTAAAGGAAGTAATGTTAAACTGCAAGTGCTGCAAAGAAAAAGTATCAATGAAACTAGTTTGTCTAAGTCACTTGGTTATCTGTTCAACACTCCTGCTATGAACTTGAATTTCTCTGGCTCAAGTAATAGTTTCAGTTTATTTGATGTAAAAGGATCTCAGAAAGACAGCCAAAAAACTTCCCTGTCAGACAATTCTGATCCCTTGCTTACAACAGCACAGATTCCTCAGGCTGATGCAGCAACACTTTCTTTGGGAGTACAAACCTCAGTGGCTGGATCACCAGATTTACTTCATGTGATAGCATCACCAGTAGCTGTCTTGAATCAGCACTCATCTGGTACTGTTACAGAACATACTACTCCAACTATTTTTTCCAGTTCAAGTGGAAAGGGGCCTGACCCTGCGCTCAAAAATGAGAAttcattttcccccacacttTTTCCAGAAAAGCCTGAAAGCCAAAATAGCAATGTAAACAATATTAACTTTCCAGCTTCAACTTTAGTTTCCTTTAGTACCACCACCAGTCCTAAGCCAGATTCAGCAGaaagtaaaaaaatgtttttctcagCTTTTCTTACCACTTCTGAAAAGCGACTCCGTCAGCCAAATGAACAGCAGAGCTTATTTTTGCTTTCTCCACCCATTCAGAACAAAAACCAAGAGAATCAGTTATGCTGCGAGTACAAGCAGAATACTCTTAGGAATTCCACTGGTAAGAGGTTAACAGGTAACTGCAATTTATCTGATAGCTTGTCCTACAAAACTTGTGCTCCTAGAGAAGATGGTGCTTCAGAAAATCAGCCTGTATGTGGTAAGGTCTCTGCAAATTACTTTTGGGAGACCAACACTGCACCTGCGTTTTCTTTCCCAGGTAGTGTCAAAAATAATTGGGATGCTCAGACTTCCTCCTTGACATCTGCTGATAAAACTAAAAATCCGAGTGACAAATCAAAAATGGAATCAAAAACTTCATCTGTAAAAGAATCTTTACTCTCAAGTAATTTTAAAGATCTTAGAACTCGAATGCATAGCTCTTCCAATTTCTTCATGGAAAAGTTGAAGTCTGAAGTGGAAAGTATTGCGGTTTCTCAGGAAGTTGTTGCCCACAATAATGCTGCAAAACAACCCACTATTTCAAGTCATCTTCTCACCAAACAGAACAATCCATTAGAAAACCTTCCAAGACATGAAAAGACTAAGGAGGACCTCATGCGGTCCCATTCATTAAGGAATGGGGCAAGTTGCGTGGTAAATGCAGACTCTAATGGAGAATATTTAAATCAAGCATCAAACTCAAGTGATTCTCGCAGTCCATCAGAAGACAAAATATGTCCCAGGTAA
- the LOC125440146 gene encoding uncharacterized protein LOC125440146 isoform X2, which produces MEATLTCAICLSLFEEPVTLPCSHNFCRTCVVAYLCQGRRPVEQAPPSPLRPPPQSHERPRRQEAERGSAPNSDSDAVFVSCPLCRKACALPARIGAAGLPVNTTLAEVVKLFKASHGGEPRASGRALVQEVPCEKHPGKLLQHFCRMCCRPACGQCVSEEHLGVFHSVDLIGAVYQEEKLNFFSYLKEIRKIHEQLVKEVADFRNGIETQNLKEEEIITREFKSIYETLEMKKKQLLDSLGSQKEKRAKEYEIWKKMKDACRKTIEKYLNECEKIVNECDPQHFLEVACNLNHRMKTQIDLIQISSHYENLQGYKQMHMDTTSVVQSIFALHLTPVNVDGFKDVPFRDGDYVVFGNNDRKSEKQKKLHNGFSPVIGKDVLPDGRMIHTQIMSISETPKFGEMSHEEVRYNYYAAYQVRSDDLKKQIHALPQNGRCPFPESPCTINRPPEASLFPFSAKGSNVKLQVLQRKSINETSLSKSLGYLFNTPAMNLNFSGSSNSFSLFDVKGSQKDSQKTSLSDNSDPLLTTAQIPQADAATLSLGVQTSVAGSPDLLHVIASPVAVLNQHSSGTVTEHTTPTIFSSSSGKGPDPALKNENSFSPTLFPEKPESQNSNVNNINFPASTLVSFSTTTSPKPDSAESKKMFFSAFLTTSEKRLRQPNEQQSLFLLSPPIQNKNQENQLCCEYKQNTLRNSTGKRLTGNCNLSDSLSYKTCAPREDGASENQPVCGKVSANYFWETNTAPAFSFPGSVKNNWDAQTSSLTSADKTKNPSDKSKMESKTSSVKESLLSSNFKDLRTRMHSSSNFFMEKLKSEVESIAVSQEVVAHNNAAKQPTISSHLLTKQNNPLENLPRHEKTKEDLMRSHSLRNGASCVVNADSNGEYLNQASNSSDSRSPSEDKICPR; this is translated from the exons ATGGAGGCGACCCTGACTTGCGCCATCTGCCTGTCGCTCTTTGAGGAACCCGTGACGCTCCCCTGCTCGCACAACTTCTGCCGGACCTGCGTGGTCGCCTACCTCTGCCAGGGACGCAGGCCGGTCGAGCaggcccctccttcccccctgcgGCCGCCCCCGCAAAGCCACGAGCGGCCACGTCGTCAAGAGGCCGAGCGGGGCTCTGCTCCGAACTCCGACAGCGACGCCGTCTTCGTGTCTTGCCCTCTCTGTCGGAAGGCCTGCGCGCTCCCCGCACGCATCGGCGCCGCCGGCCTGCCGGTCAACACGACCCTGGCCGAGGTGGTGAAGCTGTTCAAGGCCAGCCATGGCGGGGAGCCGAGAGCGTCGGGCCGTGCCTTGGTGCAGGAGGTGCCTTGCGAGAAGCACCCGGGCAAGCTGCTGCAGCACTTCTGCCGGATGTGTTGCCGCCCGGCGTGCGGGCAGTGCGTGTCAGAGGAGCATCTGGGGGTCTTCCATTCGGTCGACCTGATAGGTGCCGTTTATCAGGAGGAGAAA CTAAATTTCTTCAGCTACCTGAAGGAAATAAGAAAAATACATGAACAACTAGTAAAGGAAGTAGCAGATTTCCGAAATGGCATAGAG ACACAAAATCTTAAAGAGGAGGAGATCATTACAAGAGAATTTAAAAGTATCTATGAGACCttggaaatgaagaaaaaacagCTGCTTGATAGTCTTGGAagtcaaaaagaaaagagagcaaAGGAATATGAAATATGGAAGAAAATGAAAGATGCTTGCAGGAAAACAATTGAAAAGTATCTGAATGAGTGTGAAAAGATTGTAAATGAGTGTGATCCCCAGCATTTCTTAGAG gtTGCATGCAACTTGAATCATAG GATGAAGACCCAGATTGATCTGATACAAATTTCATCCCACTATGAAAATTTGCAAGGGTACAAACAAATGCATATGGATACCACATCTGTTGTTCAAAGCATCTTTGCTTTGCACCTCACTCCTGTTAATGTAGATGGTTTTAAAG ACGTTCCCTTTAGAGATGGAGACTATGTTGTGTTTGGAAACAATGACAGAAaatcagaaaaacagaagaaattaCACAATGGCTTCAGT cctgtgaTAGGGAAAGATGTATTGCCTGATGGGAGGATGATCCATACTCAAATCATGTCTATATCAGAAACTCCCAAATTTGGAGAAATGAGCCATGAG GAAGTACGCTATAATTATTACGCAGCATATCAAGTTCGTTCAGATGACTTGAAGAAACAAATACATGCCTTGCCTCAAAATGGAAGATGCCCATTTCCAGAATCTCCCTGTACAATTAATCGACCACCAGAAGCTTCCCTTTTTCCCTTTAGTGCTAAAGGAAGTAATGTTAAACTGCAAGTGCTGCAAAGAAAAAGTATCAATGAAACTAGTTTGTCTAAGTCACTTGGTTATCTGTTCAACACTCCTGCTATGAACTTGAATTTCTCTGGCTCAAGTAATAGTTTCAGTTTATTTGATGTAAAAGGATCTCAGAAAGACAGCCAAAAAACTTCCCTGTCAGACAATTCTGATCCCTTGCTTACAACAGCACAGATTCCTCAGGCTGATGCAGCAACACTTTCTTTGGGAGTACAAACCTCAGTGGCTGGATCACCAGATTTACTTCATGTGATAGCATCACCAGTAGCTGTCTTGAATCAGCACTCATCTGGTACTGTTACAGAACATACTACTCCAACTATTTTTTCCAGTTCAAGTGGAAAGGGGCCTGACCCTGCGCTCAAAAATGAGAAttcattttcccccacacttTTTCCAGAAAAGCCTGAAAGCCAAAATAGCAATGTAAACAATATTAACTTTCCAGCTTCAACTTTAGTTTCCTTTAGTACCACCACCAGTCCTAAGCCAGATTCAGCAGaaagtaaaaaaatgtttttctcagCTTTTCTTACCACTTCTGAAAAGCGACTCCGTCAGCCAAATGAACAGCAGAGCTTATTTTTGCTTTCTCCACCCATTCAGAACAAAAACCAAGAGAATCAGTTATGCTGCGAGTACAAGCAGAATACTCTTAGGAATTCCACTGGTAAGAGGTTAACAGGTAACTGCAATTTATCTGATAGCTTGTCCTACAAAACTTGTGCTCCTAGAGAAGATGGTGCTTCAGAAAATCAGCCTGTATGTGGTAAGGTCTCTGCAAATTACTTTTGGGAGACCAACACTGCACCTGCGTTTTCTTTCCCAGGTAGTGTCAAAAATAATTGGGATGCTCAGACTTCCTCCTTGACATCTGCTGATAAAACTAAAAATCCGAGTGACAAATCAAAAATGGAATCAAAAACTTCATCTGTAAAAGAATCTTTACTCTCAAGTAATTTTAAAGATCTTAGAACTCGAATGCATAGCTCTTCCAATTTCTTCATGGAAAAGTTGAAGTCTGAAGTGGAAAGTATTGCGGTTTCTCAGGAAGTTGTTGCCCACAATAATGCTGCAAAACAACCCACTATTTCAAGTCATCTTCTCACCAAACAGAACAATCCATTAGAAAACCTTCCAAGACATGAAAAGACTAAGGAGGACCTCATGCGGTCCCATTCATTAAGGAATGGGGCAAGTTGCGTGGTAAATGCAGACTCTAATGGAGAATATTTAAATCAAGCATCAAACTCAAGTGATTCTCGCAGTCCATCAGAAGACAAAATATGTCCCAGGTAA
- the LOC125440146 gene encoding uncharacterized protein LOC125440146 isoform X4 — protein MEATLTCAICLSLFEEPVTLPCSHNFCRTCVVAYLCQGRRPVEQAPPSPLRPPPQSHERPRRQEAERGSAPNSDSDAVFVSCPLCRKACALPARIGAAGLPVNTTLAEVVKLFKASHGGEPRASGRALVQEVPCEKHPGKLLQHFCRMCCRPACGQCVSEEHLGVFHSVDLIGAVYQEEKLNFFSYLKEIRKIHEQLVKEVADFRNGIETQNLKEEEIITREFKSIYETLEMKKKQLLDSLGSQKEKRAKEYEIWKKMKDACRKTIEKYLNECEKIVNECDPQHFLEVACNLNHRMKTQIDLIQISSHYENLQGYKQMHMDTTSVVQSIFALHLTPVNVDGFKADVPFRDGDYVVFGNNDRKSEKQKKLHNGFSEVRYNYYAAYQVRSDDLKKQIHALPQNGRCPFPESPCTINRPPEASLFPFSAKGSNVKLQVLQRKSINETSLSKSLGYLFNTPAMNLNFSGSSNSFSLFDVKGSQKDSQKTSLSDNSDPLLTTAQIPQADAATLSLGVQTSVAGSPDLLHVIASPVAVLNQHSSGTVTEHTTPTIFSSSSGKGPDPALKNENSFSPTLFPEKPESQNSNVNNINFPASTLVSFSTTTSPKPDSAESKKMFFSAFLTTSEKRLRQPNEQQSLFLLSPPIQNKNQENQLCCEYKQNTLRNSTGKRLTGNCNLSDSLSYKTCAPREDGASENQPVCGKVSANYFWETNTAPAFSFPGSVKNNWDAQTSSLTSADKTKNPSDKSKMESKTSSVKESLLSSNFKDLRTRMHSSSNFFMEKLKSEVESIAVSQEVVAHNNAAKQPTISSHLLTKQNNPLENLPRHEKTKEDLMRSHSLRNGASCVVNADSNGEYLNQASNSSDSRSPSEDKICPR, from the exons ATGGAGGCGACCCTGACTTGCGCCATCTGCCTGTCGCTCTTTGAGGAACCCGTGACGCTCCCCTGCTCGCACAACTTCTGCCGGACCTGCGTGGTCGCCTACCTCTGCCAGGGACGCAGGCCGGTCGAGCaggcccctccttcccccctgcgGCCGCCCCCGCAAAGCCACGAGCGGCCACGTCGTCAAGAGGCCGAGCGGGGCTCTGCTCCGAACTCCGACAGCGACGCCGTCTTCGTGTCTTGCCCTCTCTGTCGGAAGGCCTGCGCGCTCCCCGCACGCATCGGCGCCGCCGGCCTGCCGGTCAACACGACCCTGGCCGAGGTGGTGAAGCTGTTCAAGGCCAGCCATGGCGGGGAGCCGAGAGCGTCGGGCCGTGCCTTGGTGCAGGAGGTGCCTTGCGAGAAGCACCCGGGCAAGCTGCTGCAGCACTTCTGCCGGATGTGTTGCCGCCCGGCGTGCGGGCAGTGCGTGTCAGAGGAGCATCTGGGGGTCTTCCATTCGGTCGACCTGATAGGTGCCGTTTATCAGGAGGAGAAA CTAAATTTCTTCAGCTACCTGAAGGAAATAAGAAAAATACATGAACAACTAGTAAAGGAAGTAGCAGATTTCCGAAATGGCATAGAG ACACAAAATCTTAAAGAGGAGGAGATCATTACAAGAGAATTTAAAAGTATCTATGAGACCttggaaatgaagaaaaaacagCTGCTTGATAGTCTTGGAagtcaaaaagaaaagagagcaaAGGAATATGAAATATGGAAGAAAATGAAAGATGCTTGCAGGAAAACAATTGAAAAGTATCTGAATGAGTGTGAAAAGATTGTAAATGAGTGTGATCCCCAGCATTTCTTAGAG gtTGCATGCAACTTGAATCATAG GATGAAGACCCAGATTGATCTGATACAAATTTCATCCCACTATGAAAATTTGCAAGGGTACAAACAAATGCATATGGATACCACATCTGTTGTTCAAAGCATCTTTGCTTTGCACCTCACTCCTGTTAATGTAGATGGTTTTAAAG CAGACGTTCCCTTTAGAGATGGAGACTATGTTGTGTTTGGAAACAATGACAGAAaatcagaaaaacagaagaaattaCACAATGGCTTCAGT GAAGTACGCTATAATTATTACGCAGCATATCAAGTTCGTTCAGATGACTTGAAGAAACAAATACATGCCTTGCCTCAAAATGGAAGATGCCCATTTCCAGAATCTCCCTGTACAATTAATCGACCACCAGAAGCTTCCCTTTTTCCCTTTAGTGCTAAAGGAAGTAATGTTAAACTGCAAGTGCTGCAAAGAAAAAGTATCAATGAAACTAGTTTGTCTAAGTCACTTGGTTATCTGTTCAACACTCCTGCTATGAACTTGAATTTCTCTGGCTCAAGTAATAGTTTCAGTTTATTTGATGTAAAAGGATCTCAGAAAGACAGCCAAAAAACTTCCCTGTCAGACAATTCTGATCCCTTGCTTACAACAGCACAGATTCCTCAGGCTGATGCAGCAACACTTTCTTTGGGAGTACAAACCTCAGTGGCTGGATCACCAGATTTACTTCATGTGATAGCATCACCAGTAGCTGTCTTGAATCAGCACTCATCTGGTACTGTTACAGAACATACTACTCCAACTATTTTTTCCAGTTCAAGTGGAAAGGGGCCTGACCCTGCGCTCAAAAATGAGAAttcattttcccccacacttTTTCCAGAAAAGCCTGAAAGCCAAAATAGCAATGTAAACAATATTAACTTTCCAGCTTCAACTTTAGTTTCCTTTAGTACCACCACCAGTCCTAAGCCAGATTCAGCAGaaagtaaaaaaatgtttttctcagCTTTTCTTACCACTTCTGAAAAGCGACTCCGTCAGCCAAATGAACAGCAGAGCTTATTTTTGCTTTCTCCACCCATTCAGAACAAAAACCAAGAGAATCAGTTATGCTGCGAGTACAAGCAGAATACTCTTAGGAATTCCACTGGTAAGAGGTTAACAGGTAACTGCAATTTATCTGATAGCTTGTCCTACAAAACTTGTGCTCCTAGAGAAGATGGTGCTTCAGAAAATCAGCCTGTATGTGGTAAGGTCTCTGCAAATTACTTTTGGGAGACCAACACTGCACCTGCGTTTTCTTTCCCAGGTAGTGTCAAAAATAATTGGGATGCTCAGACTTCCTCCTTGACATCTGCTGATAAAACTAAAAATCCGAGTGACAAATCAAAAATGGAATCAAAAACTTCATCTGTAAAAGAATCTTTACTCTCAAGTAATTTTAAAGATCTTAGAACTCGAATGCATAGCTCTTCCAATTTCTTCATGGAAAAGTTGAAGTCTGAAGTGGAAAGTATTGCGGTTTCTCAGGAAGTTGTTGCCCACAATAATGCTGCAAAACAACCCACTATTTCAAGTCATCTTCTCACCAAACAGAACAATCCATTAGAAAACCTTCCAAGACATGAAAAGACTAAGGAGGACCTCATGCGGTCCCATTCATTAAGGAATGGGGCAAGTTGCGTGGTAAATGCAGACTCTAATGGAGAATATTTAAATCAAGCATCAAACTCAAGTGATTCTCGCAGTCCATCAGAAGACAAAATATGTCCCAGGTAA
- the LOC125440146 gene encoding uncharacterized protein LOC125440146 isoform X1: MEATLTCAICLSLFEEPVTLPCSHNFCRTCVVAYLCQGRRPVEQAPPSPLRPPPQSHERPRRQEAERGSAPNSDSDAVFVSCPLCRKACALPARIGAAGLPVNTTLAEVVKLFKASHGGEPRASGRALVQEVPCEKHPGKLLQHFCRMCCRPACGQCVSEEHLGVFHSVDLIGAVYQEEKLNFFSYLKEIRKIHEQLVKEVADFRNGIETQNLKEEEIITREFKSIYETLEMKKKQLLDSLGSQKEKRAKEYEIWKKMKDACRKTIEKYLNECEKIVNECDPQHFLEVACNLNHRMKTQIDLIQISSHYENLQGYKQMHMDTTSVVQSIFALHLTPVNVDGFKADVPFRDGDYVVFGNNDRKSEKQKKLHNGFSPVIGKDVLPDGRMIHTQIMSISETPKFGEMSHEEVRYNYYAAYQVRSDDLKKQIHALPQNGRCPFPESPCTINRPPEASLFPFSAKGSNVKLQVLQRKSINETSLSKSLGYLFNTPAMNLNFSGSSNSFSLFDVKGSQKDSQKTSLSDNSDPLLTTAQIPQADAATLSLGVQTSVAGSPDLLHVIASPVAVLNQHSSGTVTEHTTPTIFSSSSGKGPDPALKNENSFSPTLFPEKPESQNSNVNNINFPASTLVSFSTTTSPKPDSAESKKMFFSAFLTTSEKRLRQPNEQQSLFLLSPPIQNKNQENQLCCEYKQNTLRNSTGKRLTGNCNLSDSLSYKTCAPREDGASENQPVCGKVSANYFWETNTAPAFSFPGSVKNNWDAQTSSLTSADKTKNPSDKSKMESKTSSVKESLLSSNFKDLRTRMHSSSNFFMEKLKSEVESIAVSQEVVAHNNAAKQPTISSHLLTKQNNPLENLPRHEKTKEDLMRSHSLRNGASCVVNADSNGEYLNQASNSSDSRSPSEDKICPR; this comes from the exons ATGGAGGCGACCCTGACTTGCGCCATCTGCCTGTCGCTCTTTGAGGAACCCGTGACGCTCCCCTGCTCGCACAACTTCTGCCGGACCTGCGTGGTCGCCTACCTCTGCCAGGGACGCAGGCCGGTCGAGCaggcccctccttcccccctgcgGCCGCCCCCGCAAAGCCACGAGCGGCCACGTCGTCAAGAGGCCGAGCGGGGCTCTGCTCCGAACTCCGACAGCGACGCCGTCTTCGTGTCTTGCCCTCTCTGTCGGAAGGCCTGCGCGCTCCCCGCACGCATCGGCGCCGCCGGCCTGCCGGTCAACACGACCCTGGCCGAGGTGGTGAAGCTGTTCAAGGCCAGCCATGGCGGGGAGCCGAGAGCGTCGGGCCGTGCCTTGGTGCAGGAGGTGCCTTGCGAGAAGCACCCGGGCAAGCTGCTGCAGCACTTCTGCCGGATGTGTTGCCGCCCGGCGTGCGGGCAGTGCGTGTCAGAGGAGCATCTGGGGGTCTTCCATTCGGTCGACCTGATAGGTGCCGTTTATCAGGAGGAGAAA CTAAATTTCTTCAGCTACCTGAAGGAAATAAGAAAAATACATGAACAACTAGTAAAGGAAGTAGCAGATTTCCGAAATGGCATAGAG ACACAAAATCTTAAAGAGGAGGAGATCATTACAAGAGAATTTAAAAGTATCTATGAGACCttggaaatgaagaaaaaacagCTGCTTGATAGTCTTGGAagtcaaaaagaaaagagagcaaAGGAATATGAAATATGGAAGAAAATGAAAGATGCTTGCAGGAAAACAATTGAAAAGTATCTGAATGAGTGTGAAAAGATTGTAAATGAGTGTGATCCCCAGCATTTCTTAGAG gtTGCATGCAACTTGAATCATAG GATGAAGACCCAGATTGATCTGATACAAATTTCATCCCACTATGAAAATTTGCAAGGGTACAAACAAATGCATATGGATACCACATCTGTTGTTCAAAGCATCTTTGCTTTGCACCTCACTCCTGTTAATGTAGATGGTTTTAAAG CAGACGTTCCCTTTAGAGATGGAGACTATGTTGTGTTTGGAAACAATGACAGAAaatcagaaaaacagaagaaattaCACAATGGCTTCAGT cctgtgaTAGGGAAAGATGTATTGCCTGATGGGAGGATGATCCATACTCAAATCATGTCTATATCAGAAACTCCCAAATTTGGAGAAATGAGCCATGAG GAAGTACGCTATAATTATTACGCAGCATATCAAGTTCGTTCAGATGACTTGAAGAAACAAATACATGCCTTGCCTCAAAATGGAAGATGCCCATTTCCAGAATCTCCCTGTACAATTAATCGACCACCAGAAGCTTCCCTTTTTCCCTTTAGTGCTAAAGGAAGTAATGTTAAACTGCAAGTGCTGCAAAGAAAAAGTATCAATGAAACTAGTTTGTCTAAGTCACTTGGTTATCTGTTCAACACTCCTGCTATGAACTTGAATTTCTCTGGCTCAAGTAATAGTTTCAGTTTATTTGATGTAAAAGGATCTCAGAAAGACAGCCAAAAAACTTCCCTGTCAGACAATTCTGATCCCTTGCTTACAACAGCACAGATTCCTCAGGCTGATGCAGCAACACTTTCTTTGGGAGTACAAACCTCAGTGGCTGGATCACCAGATTTACTTCATGTGATAGCATCACCAGTAGCTGTCTTGAATCAGCACTCATCTGGTACTGTTACAGAACATACTACTCCAACTATTTTTTCCAGTTCAAGTGGAAAGGGGCCTGACCCTGCGCTCAAAAATGAGAAttcattttcccccacacttTTTCCAGAAAAGCCTGAAAGCCAAAATAGCAATGTAAACAATATTAACTTTCCAGCTTCAACTTTAGTTTCCTTTAGTACCACCACCAGTCCTAAGCCAGATTCAGCAGaaagtaaaaaaatgtttttctcagCTTTTCTTACCACTTCTGAAAAGCGACTCCGTCAGCCAAATGAACAGCAGAGCTTATTTTTGCTTTCTCCACCCATTCAGAACAAAAACCAAGAGAATCAGTTATGCTGCGAGTACAAGCAGAATACTCTTAGGAATTCCACTGGTAAGAGGTTAACAGGTAACTGCAATTTATCTGATAGCTTGTCCTACAAAACTTGTGCTCCTAGAGAAGATGGTGCTTCAGAAAATCAGCCTGTATGTGGTAAGGTCTCTGCAAATTACTTTTGGGAGACCAACACTGCACCTGCGTTTTCTTTCCCAGGTAGTGTCAAAAATAATTGGGATGCTCAGACTTCCTCCTTGACATCTGCTGATAAAACTAAAAATCCGAGTGACAAATCAAAAATGGAATCAAAAACTTCATCTGTAAAAGAATCTTTACTCTCAAGTAATTTTAAAGATCTTAGAACTCGAATGCATAGCTCTTCCAATTTCTTCATGGAAAAGTTGAAGTCTGAAGTGGAAAGTATTGCGGTTTCTCAGGAAGTTGTTGCCCACAATAATGCTGCAAAACAACCCACTATTTCAAGTCATCTTCTCACCAAACAGAACAATCCATTAGAAAACCTTCCAAGACATGAAAAGACTAAGGAGGACCTCATGCGGTCCCATTCATTAAGGAATGGGGCAAGTTGCGTGGTAAATGCAGACTCTAATGGAGAATATTTAAATCAAGCATCAAACTCAAGTGATTCTCGCAGTCCATCAGAAGACAAAATATGTCCCAGGTAA